The genome window TCTGTAGCACTTTAGACGGGGACATTCCTTCCCGCTACCTACCTAAGCCTTCCGGAAGCTACCTTTGCTGAGCACAACCACCTGCCTTTCTCCGTGACCGACGCTGAATTTGATATCCTGGACGAACTGTACTTCGTCACGCCCTTCGCCGAGCTAAGCCGCAAAACCGGCCTGGCACCCGCCGAGCTAGAGCGCCACTTGCGCAGTTTGCTGGAGCAGGACCTCGTCCGTAGCTTTTGGCCCGACCCCGATACGGAGCTGGCTTTCGAGGAAAGCTCCTTCGGGGCCATTGTGCGCGACTCTTTTTTCCTGGCCTCTAAGGAAGGGCTGCTGCAACATAATACCCGCTAGCAGTGGCCGTAACTGCTCCTTTGTCGTCTGAGCCGATTGCCCGGCCGCCGGGCTACTACGTGCGCCGCCGCCTACTGCGCAACACTCCGGCCATGCTGGGCCTGGGCTTTATTGTGCTGTGCACGCTGGTGGCCCTGCTCGGCTACTGGGTGCTGCCCGACAACTCGCCTAACGCCAACAACGGCCTCGTGCAGCTGCAAAAGGAGCCGCCGGGCTTCCAGGCCACCATCCTGCAACTGCCCCTGCCTGATTCCAACCGCGCCAGT of Hymenobacter sublimis contains these proteins:
- a CDS encoding ArsR family transcriptional regulator encodes the protein MTDAEFDILDELYFVTPFAELSRKTGLAPAELERHLRSLLEQDLVRSFWPDPDTELAFEESSFGAIVRDSFFLASKEGLLQHNTR